AGCAGAAACAGAACTAGTAACAGAAGAATCAGAACTAGGAATAGAAGAAGCAGTAAGAGCAGGAGGACTGATATGAGAAGAAGAATTGATAGAGGTAACAGTGATAGtagtggaagaagcagaagcaggagCAGTAACAACAGGAACAGCAGTAACAGTAGGAACAGCAGGAGCAAGGCTAGGACTGGAAGGACCAACAGTATTAAGAGAATTAGGCGAAAGAGATTCGCTTACCTGGTCTATTTTCGCCTTATTGCTTTGTGTAACTGTGTTTAAAGGTTCACTTATAACAACATTATCTTCTTTTCTATCAGAAGGGTTTAGTTTAAGTTCATTTGGCGCTGTACTTTGGATATTTGTTGAAATGCTCTGAGTAGATGTTTTATCAGTAATTTCTTGAGGTTCAACTTTTTGAGTGGAAGACAAGggttgtgttttttctattaatgttttaaaatgtgGTTTCAAAGCTTCTATTCCATCAAAAAGATTAGTGTATACATTATCTAAAGATGAAGTATCACTACCCTGTCCTCTGATCAATTTTGTATCTTTCATAGCATCATTATTATTGTTGTTATGACACCAATTGTATAAACCTGAACCATTAGTCAATTTTTCCTGAATAGTAGTACTTTTATCCaccaaatttaaaatatcctGTATACTACgatctttttcttcattatcaAC
The sequence above is drawn from the Plasmodium cynomolgi strain B DNA, scaffold: 1026, whole genome shotgun sequence genome and encodes:
- a CDS encoding hypothetical protein (putative), coding for MTTIEQKIEILFEEFSTKFSDDDYDEDDDDDKVIIDFKKECDGTSIVGNSDNAEYSDFCMTLIKNLHRVILNDDDSNIMKSINYVSPNTKCNTLRIWIYYILKIHCVPSQIINQLFNAMKTLDSNLADNSKYTECKYSLFNVDNEEKDRSIQDILNLVDKSTTIQEKLTNGSGLYNWCHNNNNNDAMKDTKLIRGQGSDTSSLDNVYTNLFDGIEALKPHFKTLIEKTQPLSSTQKVEPQEITDKTSTQSISTNIQSTAPNELKLNPSDRKEDNVVISEPLNTVTQSNKAKIDQ